In a single window of the Elaeis guineensis isolate ETL-2024a chromosome 4, EG11, whole genome shotgun sequence genome:
- the LOC140856963 gene encoding pectin acetylesterase 3-like — protein MLMALRLFGGSSNGGMFINSCFAHCQSELQDTWFASNSPRLHDKTIAEVVGDWYFERKVAKEIDCPYPCDHTCQNLIPSSQAYE, from the exons atgctCATGGCATTAAGATTGTTTGGTGGCTCAAGCAATGGGGGGATGTTTATAAATTCCTGTTTTGCTCATTGCCAGAGTGAACTGCAGGACACATGGTTTGCTTCCAATTCTCCCAGACTGCACGATAAG ACCATTGCAGAGGTTGTTGGTGATTGGTACTTTGAAAGGAAGGTAGCCAAGGAAATTGACTGCCCATATCCTTGTGATCACACCTGTCAAAACCTCATACCATCCAGTCAG GCATATGAATGA